A single region of the Serinus canaria isolate serCan28SL12 chromosome 1, serCan2020, whole genome shotgun sequence genome encodes:
- the LOC103812436 gene encoding galactosylgalactosylxylosylprotein 3-beta-glucuronosyltransferase 1-like: MLRRRNLLTTLLIALPWALLLTLWHQYPTTHYLSLLRKETDENVTSKALLNGTSALREEVFPSCTRQQQSIGATPKIIQNYVYSRPPPWSDTLPTIFVITPTYTRPVQKAELTRLANTFLHVQNLHWVVVEDSPRRTNLVSNLLEKAGLNFTHLNVETPKSLKLGLSWIPSHTPRGTLQRNLGLHWLRDSFSNTAPPEGVVYFADDDNTYSLELFEEMRYTRRVSVWPVAFVGGLRYESPKVSPAGKVVGWKTVFDPNRPFAIDMAGFAISIKLILEKPHASFKLEGVKGGYQETSLLKDLVTMDGLEPKAANCTKVLVWHTRTERPTLVNEGKRGFTDPRVEV, from the exons ATGCTGAGGAGACGTAACCTTCTTACCACGCTCCTGATTGCCTTGCCATGGGCTCTTCTCCTAACCTTGTGGCACCAGTACCCAACCACCCACTACCTCAGCCTGCTGAGAA AAGAGACAGACGAGAATGTGACCTCTAAAGCTCTCCTTAATGGCACATCTGCACTGAGAGAAGAAGTCTTCCCATCATGCACTCGGCAGCAGCAAAGCATAGGGGCAACGCCTAAAATCATCCAGAATTATGTGTACTCCAGGCCTCCCCCATGGTCAGACACCCTGCCAACCATCTTTGTTATCACCCCTACCTACACCCGGCCAGTGCAAAAAGCTGAGCTGACCCGTCTGGCCAACACCTTCCTCCACGTACAGAACCTGCACTGGGTGGTGGTGGAAGACTCTCCGCGGAGGACCAACCTTGTATCCAACCTGCTGGAGAAGGCTGGGCTCAACTTCACCCACCTCAATGTGGAGACACCCAAGAGCCTGAAGCTGGGTCTGTCCTGGATCCCATCCCACACCCCGAGGGGGACACTACAGAGGAACCTGGGGCTGCACTGGCTGAGGGACAGCTTCAGCAACACTGCGCCACCAGAAGGCGTAGTCTATTTTGCTGATGATGATAACACCTACAGCCTGGAGCTCTTTGAGGAG ATGCGCTACACAAGGCGGGTCTCAGTCTGGCCTGTGGCTTTCGTTGGGGGGCTGCGATATGAATCCCCAAAAGtgagcccagcagggaaggTGGTGGGCTGGAAAACCGTCTTTGACCCCAATCGCCCCTTTGCTATTGACATGGCCGGATTTGCTATCAGCATCAAGTTGATTTTGGAGAAGCCTCATGCCAGTTTCAAGCTGGAGGGAGTTAAAGGAGGGTACCAGGAAACAAGTCTGCTGAAGGATTTAGTGACTATGGATGGGCTGGAGCCCAAAGCAGCTAACTGCACAAAG GTGTTGGTCTGGCACACAAGAACTGAGAGGCCCACTCTGGTTAATGAAGGCAAGCGTGGGTTTACAGACCCCAGAGTAGAGGTGTAA